The following coding sequences lie in one Zingiber officinale cultivar Zhangliang chromosome 2B, Zo_v1.1, whole genome shotgun sequence genomic window:
- the LOC122049637 gene encoding SKP1-like protein 1B: MDTDKKIILLSSEGDAFEVDTAVAMASQTIKHMIEDRCTEGGIPLPNVTSRILAKVLEYCKMHVNDYSVLSDDVTKLVPEELTAWDAEFVSVDQETLFSIILAANYLHIQRLLDLACQSVANMIRGQTTEEIRKIFNIKNDFDPEEEEEIRKENEWAFM; this comes from the exons ATGGACACGGACAAGAAGATCATCCTGTTGAGCTCCGAGGGCGACGCGTTTGAGGTGGACACCGCGGTGGCCATGGCGTCGCAGACCATCAAGCACATGATCGAGGACAGATGCACAGAGGGCGGGATCCCCCTCCCCAACGTCACCTCCAGGATCCTTGCCAAGGTCCTTGAGTACTGCAAGATGCACGTCAATGACTACTCCGTGCTTTCCGACGACGTCACCAAGCTCGTCCCCGAAGAACTCACTGCTTGGGATGCCGAATTCGTTAGCGTCGACCAGGAAACCCTATTCAGTATTATCTTG GCTGCAAACTACTTGCACATCCAGAGGCTGCTGGATCTGGCATGCCAATCTGTGGCTAACATGATCAGGGGCCAGACTACTGAAGAGATCCGCAAGATATTCAACATCAAGAACGACTTCGACccggaggaagaggaagagattcGCAAGGAGAATGAGTGGGCCTTCATGTAA
- the LOC122047640 gene encoding 60S ribosomal protein L22-2-like produces MSRGSGGSTAAAGKGGKKKGSTFVIDCAKPVDDKIMDIASLEKFLQERIKVNGGKAGALGDAVTVTRDKSKITVTSEGPFSKRYLKYLTKKFLKKHNVRDWLRVIASNKDRNVYELRYFNIAENEGEDED; encoded by the exons ATGAGTCGTGGCAGCGGAGGGTCGACGGCCGCAGCCGGGAAGGGCGGGAAGAAGAAAGGTTCCACCTTCGTCATCGACTGCGCTAAGCCGGTGGATGACAAGATAATGGACATCGCCTCCCTGGAGAAGTTCCTCCAGGAGCGCATCAAGGTGAACGGAGGTAAGGCCGGCGCCCTTGGTGACGCCGTCACCGTCACCCGTGACAAGAGCAAGATCACCGTCACCTCCGAAGGGCCCTTCTCCAAGCG ATACTTGAAGTACCTAACAAAGAAGTTTTTGAAGAAACACAATGTGCGCGATTGGCTGCGAGTGATTGCTTCAAACAAGGACCGCAATGTTTACGAACTGCGGTACTTTAACATTGCAGAGAACGAAGGCGAGGACGAAGATTAA
- the LOC122047641 gene encoding cysteine--tRNA ligase, chloroplastic/mitochondrial-like yields MGNPDLLLFNSMSKQKELFRPLVEGQASMYVCGITPYDYSHIGHARAYVAFDVLYRYLKHLGYDVKYVRNFTDIDDKIIKRANESGEDPLSLSSRFSEAFLHDTAELNCVPPTHQPRVSDHIEQIKDLITKIMENGCAYTIEGDVYFAIDNFPDYCQLSGRKLDDNRAGGGGRVSVDLRKKNPADFALWKAAKPGEPSWDSPWGPGRPGWHIECSAMSSQYLGTTFDIHGGGKDLIFPHHENELAQSKAACPEFKISHWMHNGFVNKDNQKMSKSDDNFFTIRDIIAKYHPLALRFFLMRTHYRADVNYSDIALENASDRVFYIYQTLDDCKQGLSRFREEELKGQIPAKVKESIDKFHSSFIESMSDDLHTTAVLDDLMEPLKAINSNLKQLKGKKPPKPVILSLLALEKEVRDVLDILGLLGASCSEILQQLKDKALLRAGLTEEQVQQLIEERNSARKNKEYAISDKIRKELSVKGIALMDEANGTIWRPCEPEKDATELVSNCSIES; encoded by the exons ATGGGGAATCCGGATCTGTTGCTCTTCAATTCAATGTCGAAGCAGAAGGAGTTGTTCAGGCCTCTGGTCGAAGGACAAGCCTCCATGTACGTCTGCGGCATCACGCCTTACGATTACAGCCATATTGGACATGCTCGCGCTTACGTCGCTTTTGACGTCCTCTACAG GTATTTGAAGCACTTGGGTTATGACGTCAAATATGTGCGCAACTTCACTGACATTGATGACAAG ATAATTAAAAGAGCAAATGAATCAGGGGAGGATCCATTAAGTTTGAGCAGTAGGTTTTCCGAAGCATTTTTGCATGATACAGCCGAACTCAACTGTGTGCCTCCAACTCATCAACCACGCGTTTCTGATCACATAGAGCAGATAAAGGATTTGATAACCAAG ATAATGGAGAATGGATGTGCTTATACTATAGAAGGAGATGTTTACTTTGCAATTGATAATTTCCCTGATTATTGCCAACTATCTGGACGAAAGCTTGATGATAATCGTGCTGGTGGAGGTGGAAGAGTTTCCGTTGATTTAAGAAAGAAAAATCCAGCAGATTTTGCACTATGGAAG gccGCTAAGCCTGGTGAGCCAAGCTGGGATAGTCCTTGGGGTCCTGGCAGACCAGGTTGGCATATCGAATGCAGTGCCATGAGTTCACAATATTTAGGTACTACTTTCGATATTCATGGTGGAGGAAAGGACTTGATTTTTCCTCATCATGAGAATGAACTGGCCCAGAGCAAAGCTGCATGCCCTGAATTCAAAATAAGCCATTGGATGCATAATGGCTTTGTGAACAAGGATAATCAGAAAATGTCAAAGTCAGATGACAATTTCTTTACTATTCGAGAT ATTATTGCCAAATACCATCCACTGGCTTTGAGGTTTTTTTTGATGCGCACACATTACCGTGCTGATGTAAATTACTCTGATATAGCACTTGAAAATGCATCAGATCGAGTCTTCTATATTTATCAG ACACTTGATGACTGCAAACAAGGTCTTTCTCGATTCCGGGAAGAGGAACTCAAAGGCCAAATCCCAGCTAAGGTCAAGGAATCAATCGATAAATTCCATTCAAGTTTCATAGAATCTATGTCAGATGATCTTCACACTACTGCTGTATTGGATGATCTTATGGAACCACTTAAGGCGATAAATAGTAACTTGAAGCAGTTAAAG GGTAAGAAACCGCCAAAGCCTGTTATTCTTTCTCTTCTCGCACTAGAGAAAGAAGTCAGAGATGTTCTTGACATTCTGGGACTCTTGGGTGCTTCTTGCTCTGAG ATTCTTCAGCAACTAAAAGATAAAGCTCTGCTTAGAGCCGGGTTAACTGAGGAACAAGTACAACAGCTGATCGAGGAAAGGAACTCAGCGAGGAAAAACAAGGAGTACGCGATCTCAGACAAGATCAGAAAAGAGCTCTCTGTTAAGGGCATCGCCCTAATGGACGAAGCAAATGGGACCATATGGAGACCGTGCGAGCCTGAGAAAGATGCAACCGAATTGGTCTCTAATTGCAGTATCGAAAGCTGA